CGCCGACAGTAACCGACCGTTCCGACTTGTTCAAACATTTGTTCGACGCGTGTCGAGACTTTGTCGGCGACACGTGCTACAAATCGAACATGCGTTCCATCGAACATGTGATCGACACCCGTCGATCGGGAACCGAGGAGGACACGATGAGCACGTCGACTCTCACCCGCACCCGTCCGGCGACCACCGGCGTCCCGATGCGTGACGCCGGCAGCCCGACACATCGGGCCCGCGGCCGCGCGGCCTCGCCCTTCGGCACCGGGCGGACCGGCCAGGTCGGCCGTCCGGTCACGGGTGTCAGCACCCGGCCACGGCGCGGCGCCCAGGTGGAGCGCACGCGACCCGCGGATCGCCGACCCGCGGGACGGGTCGCGGCGCCCGTCGTCGCGGGCACGCGCTGCGCAGCACCCGCGGTCGACCGACGCATCTATGTGCGCCGGCGCACCACGGCCCTCGCGGTCGTGCT
This sequence is a window from Gordonia insulae. Protein-coding genes within it:
- a CDS encoding LysM peptidoglycan-binding domain-containing protein; amino-acid sequence: MRSIEHVIDTRRSGTEEDTMSTSTLTRTRPATTGVPMRDAGSPTHRARGRAASPFGTGRTGQVGRPVTGVSTRPRRGAQVERTRPADRRPAGRVAAPVVAGTRCAAPAVDRRIYVRRRTTALAVVLGGALAVLVWAVAIIGSNYAASVAPTPAGTEIVHVRQGDSLSSIADRVAPDVPRAAVIQQIVERNDLPSSGLRVGQALIAPAYR